From the Cydia pomonella isolate Wapato2018A chromosome 11, ilCydPomo1, whole genome shotgun sequence genome, one window contains:
- the LOC133523017 gene encoding uncharacterized protein LOC133523017 → MSNSPSNVFDGQDYTFKQYYYPVSDAEDSLTCVPDEPVKRKLNTHSNIDAFFDQPKIKRKKNVSSTVGKGCKGGGISYISTNKDDGTNSTHLIKIEIFDMKKLSKVSDTTKHWMFADVRAKYFVMENETNKHLQQAKDLIYGITKEISESDECKKYHFNSKV, encoded by the exons ATGTCG aaCTCCCCATCAAATGTCTTCGACGGCCAAGACTATACATTTAAGCAGTACTATTATCCAGTGTCAGATGCAGAGGACAGCCTAACTTGTGTACCAGACGAGCCGGTGAAGCGAAAATTAAACACACACTCAAATATCGATGCATTCTTTGACCAGCCAAAGATAAAGAGGAAGAAAAACGTGTCTTCCACTGTAGGAAAAGGCTGTAAAGGGGgtggtatatcatatatatctacAAACAAAGACGATGGTACGAATTCGACACATCtaatcaaaatagaaatatttgatatgaaaaaacTATCCAAAGTTTCTGATACAACTAAACACTGGATGTTTGCGGATGTGCGTGCAAAATATTTCGTGATggaaaatgaaacaaataagcACTTACAGCAAGCTAAAGATCTCATTTACGGAATCACGAAGGAGATTTCCGAATCCGACGAGTGTAAAAAGTaccattttaattcaaaagtctAA